One Nitrosopumilus piranensis genomic region harbors:
- a CDS encoding citrate synthase: METKNIGLRGIEVADTRISNIDGEKGKLIYRGFDILDLTKNSTFEETAYLLLYDNLPTKAQLDEFNSKLVEARYIPKQMQKNMGNWRKDADPMDMLQAFVAALAGYYDEEFSNKEASYDRAINLIAKTPTIIASWQRIRNGLPIVDPDASLSHAANFLYMMSGEKPDPEVEKVFDVCLILHADHTFNASTFTARQVASTRAHMYSAVSAAIGALSGELHGGANTEVMKMLLEIQEIEKVEPWIKEKMSAGERIMGMGHAVYRTYDPRAQVLKELSRKLAEKTKEPWFDMTEKIETATISEMKSQKGKDIYPNVDLYSASIYYMLKIPVDLNTPIFAISRVVGWAAHIIEEKFAEAAPKPALYRPKATYVGKYCGPEGCEYKTLDLRK, translated from the coding sequence ATGGAGACAAAAAATATTGGCTTACGAGGAATTGAGGTTGCAGATACAAGAATTTCAAACATTGATGGTGAGAAAGGCAAGCTAATCTATAGAGGATTTGATATTTTAGATCTTACTAAAAATTCAACATTTGAGGAGACAGCATACTTGCTGCTTTATGATAATCTACCAACAAAGGCACAACTTGATGAATTTAATTCAAAATTAGTTGAGGCAAGATACATTCCAAAACAGATGCAAAAAAACATGGGAAATTGGAGAAAAGATGCAGATCCTATGGATATGCTTCAAGCATTTGTTGCGGCACTTGCAGGATATTATGATGAGGAATTCTCAAACAAAGAAGCAAGTTATGATAGAGCAATCAACCTAATTGCTAAAACACCTACTATAATTGCAAGTTGGCAGAGAATTAGAAATGGATTACCAATAGTGGATCCAGATGCATCTCTAAGTCATGCAGCAAATTTTCTATACATGATGTCAGGAGAAAAACCAGACCCAGAAGTAGAGAAGGTTTTTGATGTATGTTTAATTTTACATGCAGACCACACATTCAACGCATCAACATTTACAGCCAGACAAGTTGCGTCAACTAGAGCTCACATGTATTCAGCAGTTAGTGCTGCAATTGGAGCATTAAGTGGAGAGTTACACGGAGGAGCCAACACTGAAGTCATGAAGATGTTATTAGAAATTCAAGAAATTGAAAAAGTTGAACCATGGATTAAAGAGAAAATGAGTGCCGGTGAAAGAATAATGGGAATGGGTCACGCAGTTTACAGAACTTATGATCCTAGAGCACAAGTACTAAAAGAATTATCAAGAAAACTTGCAGAAAAAACAAAAGAGCCATGGTTTGATATGACAGAAAAAATTGAGACTGCAACTATTTCTGAAATGAAGTCACAAAAAGGAAAAGACATCTATCCAAATGTCGATTTGTATAGTGCATCAATTTACTATATGCTAAAAATTCCAGTAGATTTGAACACTCCAATATTTGCAATATCAAGAGTTGTTGGATGGGCAGCACATATCATAGAAGAAAAGTTTGCAGAAGCTGCACCAAAACCAGCTTTATACAGACCAAAAGCAACCTATGTTGGAAAGTATTGCGGTCCTGAAGGGTGTGAATACAAAACACTAGACTTGAGAAAATAA
- a CDS encoding DoxX family protein, whose amino-acid sequence MKTEAVLKGNILHDITHWGISASIGAIFLVHSLKKFDPSWQEWLSSIGMPPEMQLPIALAEFIGGILLIAGVLTRITGAVFAIILLGAIFHIRWESGFFVSQGGWEWDLVMLAAVLAIIAAGPGRISIAHVAKRIPRFLQ is encoded by the coding sequence ATGAAAACAGAAGCAGTTCTCAAAGGAAACATCTTGCATGACATCACCCATTGGGGAATCAGTGCTTCGATAGGAGCCATATTTCTTGTACACAGTCTAAAGAAGTTTGATCCTAGTTGGCAAGAATGGTTATCAAGTATTGGGATGCCTCCAGAAATGCAATTACCAATTGCATTAGCTGAATTCATTGGAGGAATCTTGTTGATTGCAGGAGTTCTAACCAGGATTACTGGTGCAGTGTTTGCAATAATTTTGCTTGGAGCAATATTTCACATTAGATGGGAAAGTGGATTCTTTGTATCCCAAGGAGGATGGGAATGGGATTTGGTGATGCTTGCAGCAGTGCTGGCAATTATTGCAGCAGGTCCAGGTAGAATTTCAATTGCCCATGTTGCAAAAAGAATACCTAGATTCTTACAGTGA